The following coding sequences are from one Musa acuminata AAA Group cultivar baxijiao chromosome BXJ1-6, Cavendish_Baxijiao_AAA, whole genome shotgun sequence window:
- the LOC135677420 gene encoding mannan endo-1,4-beta-mannosidase 5-like translates to MASFVVGLRRFLGALALMLLAHQAAAAEPLAFVGRSGSKLVVNGSPFLFNGFNAYWLMNVASEDQVNVSKTLSEAAAAGLTVCRTWAFNDGGNPALQSSPGVYNEKMFQGLDFAVSEAKNHGIRLVMSLINNFKDFGGKTQYVQWARDAGEAIKTDDDFYTNAKVKQYYKNHVLKVLTRVNTITKVAYKDDPTIMTWDLMNEPRCPSEPSGQTVTAWVKEMAAYTKSIDSKHLLQVGFEGFYGSSTPDKIGLYNPGGYKYGTDFIIGNQVNEIDYTTIHAYPDAWLPQKSEEERKTFLQQWISSHFNDSVKVIGKPMVFEEFGKSTTTPGYSQKVRDDFLSYVYGMIYSDAETSGGSFSGGLLWQIMGEGMKSYYDGFAIVLPRDSTTTAVIKKQSDAMAALKNRLSGSRH, encoded by the exons ATGGCTAGTTTTGTCGTCGGACTGCGCCGCTTCCTCGGCGCTCTCGCACTCATGCTTCTCGCTCATCAAGCAGCGGCGGCAGAGCCACTCGCGTTCGTCGGGAGAAGTGGCTCCAAGTTGGTCGTCAACGGCTCCCCCTTCCTCTTCAACGGGTTCAACGCATACTGGCTGATGAACGTCGCGTCGGAGGACCAGGTGAACGTCTCCAAGACCCTGAGCGAGGCTGCGGCGGCCGGGCTCACCGTGTGCCGAACGTGGGCGTTCAACGACGGCGGCAACCCCGCGTTGCAGTCGTCGCCGGGGGTCTACAACGAGAAAATGTTCCAG GGGCTCGACTTCGCCGTCTCGGAGGCCAAAAATCACGGTATCCGTCTCGTTATGAGCCTGATCAACAACTTCAAGGACTTCGGCGGCAAAACTCAGTATGTACAATGGGCTCGCGACGCAGGTGAGGCCATAAAAACCGATGATGACTTCTACACCAATGCCAAAGTGAAGCAGTACTACAAGAACCATGTCCTG AAGGTGCTAACACGAGTCAACACCATCACCAAAGTAGCCTACAAAGACGATCCCACCATCATGACGTGGGATCTAATGAACGAACCGCGCTGTCCATCAGAACCCTCCGGCCAAACAGTCACG GCGTGGGTTAAGGAGATGGCAGCGTACACGAAGTCCATCGACAGCAAGCACTTGTTGCAGGTAGGATTCGAGGGTTTCTACGGGAGTTCCACCCCGGACAAGATCGGGCTCTACAACCCTGGTGGCTACAAGTATGGCACGGACTTCATCATCGGCAATCAAGTCAATGAGATCGACTACACCACCATCCATGCTTACCCGGATGCATG GCTCCCACAGAAGTCGGAGGAGGAGCGGAAGACGTTCCTGCAGCAGTGGATTTCGAGCCACTTCAACGACTCCGTGAAGGTCATCGGCAAGCCAATGGTGTTCGAGGAGTTCGGGAAGTCGACGACGACTCCGGGATACTCGCAGAAGGTCCGCGACGACTTCTTGTCCTACGTCTACGGCATGATCTACAGCGACGCCGAGACCAGCGGCGGGTCCTTCAGCGGCGGGCTACTATGGCAGATCATGGGCGAGGGGATGAAGTCATACTACGACGGGTTCGCCATCGTGCTGCCTCGGGATTCAACGACGACGGCGGTGATAAAGAAACAGTCGGACGCCATGGCGGCGCTCAAGAACAGGCTGAGCGGCTCTCGTCATTAG